The uncultured Methanomethylovorans sp. genome contains a region encoding:
- the mmp11 gene encoding methanogenesis marker protein 11 yields the protein MKEIELNDPYTTPYRGIYAICDKNNEYVEIVEHSNCYGGAAWSKFHYSHSPLILKTRSIGNMIRYLAKIGTSKLELKPSIAAAGIESIVVEQNEVHLTYAGLGGGGVGATKCRAFAQGVLSCNYSESGGGRAAKGTVVVPRRERLLIGIDDTDSKEKGATWTLTHNIAKELDCPESVYLSHSLVQLFPVSARTQNCVSTVLEFGCVDETAKKELLESIKTALLKYSVSDQTGMVVLQNFSAHDLYPYSRKCRSGELTREYALQCAKDNGVEIWMDGNGVIGALASLAWFARPEESVRMDAEIYDP from the coding sequence ATGAAAGAGATAGAACTCAATGACCCTTATACAACTCCGTATAGGGGTATATACGCAATATGCGACAAAAACAATGAATATGTAGAGATCGTTGAACATTCTAATTGTTATGGCGGTGCTGCATGGTCAAAATTCCATTATTCGCATTCTCCGCTTATTTTGAAGACAAGGTCCATAGGGAATATGATCAGGTATCTTGCAAAGATAGGTACCTCTAAACTTGAACTCAAACCGTCCATTGCTGCAGCTGGCATAGAATCTATTGTTGTGGAACAAAATGAGGTCCATCTCACCTATGCAGGTCTGGGTGGCGGTGGTGTAGGTGCCACTAAGTGCCGGGCTTTTGCACAAGGTGTCCTGAGCTGCAACTACAGTGAATCAGGGGGAGGGCGTGCAGCAAAGGGCACAGTTGTTGTTCCCCGAAGAGAAAGGTTGCTCATAGGCATTGATGATACTGACTCCAAGGAAAAAGGTGCTACTTGGACCCTTACTCATAATATCGCAAAAGAACTGGATTGCCCTGAGTCTGTTTATCTTTCACATTCGCTAGTCCAGCTTTTTCCGGTTTCTGCAAGGACGCAGAACTGCGTATCCACTGTACTGGAGTTTGGATGTGTGGATGAAACTGCAAAGAAAGAGCTTCTTGAAAGCATAAAGACGGCACTTCTTAAATACAGTGTTTCAGATCAAACAGGAATGGTAGTGCTCCAGAACTTCAGTGCGCATGATCTATATCCATATAGCAGGAAATGTCGCAGTGGCGAGCTTACCAGGGAATATGCACTACAGTGTGCTAAAGACAATGGTGTGGAGATATGGATGGACGGCAATGGTGTTATAGGTGCGCTGGCTTCACTTGCATGGTTCGCAAGGCCGGAAGAGTCCGTCAGGATGGATGCTGAGATATATGATCCCTGA
- the radC gene encoding DNA repair protein RadC — MSDYRLTMHDIPVDDRPTERLLKYGPEALSTAELLAVILRTGTQKENVVNMCQRIFSEYNVKQLSQVQISKLMQIHGIGPTKAAQIAAVFELARKLERHVDEPKRKIRSPADVYSMLYPGMREQKREKLVVLYLDTKNHVLKEEVVSIGSLNSNIVHPREVFKSALMESSASVIISHNHPSGDPTPSKEDIAVTEKLIQGGKILGIDVLDHVIIGDGRYVSLKDEGLVS, encoded by the coding sequence ATGAGCGATTACAGGCTGACGATGCATGACATTCCTGTTGATGACAGGCCTACTGAGCGCTTGTTGAAATATGGCCCTGAGGCTCTGTCCACTGCCGAACTTCTGGCTGTGATCCTTAGGACCGGAACGCAGAAAGAAAATGTAGTAAATATGTGCCAGAGAATATTCTCAGAGTACAATGTCAAACAACTGAGCCAGGTACAAATTTCAAAACTTATGCAGATACATGGCATAGGGCCCACCAAAGCTGCGCAGATAGCTGCTGTGTTTGAGCTTGCACGTAAACTGGAGCGGCATGTGGATGAACCAAAGCGTAAGATCCGCTCTCCTGCTGATGTCTATTCAATGTTGTATCCGGGTATGCGGGAGCAAAAGCGTGAGAAACTTGTGGTGCTTTATCTCGACACTAAGAATCATGTACTTAAAGAAGAGGTTGTTTCCATCGGCAGCCTCAATTCCAACATTGTGCATCCCAGAGAAGTGTTCAAATCCGCGCTCATGGAATCATCAGCATCAGTTATTATATCGCATAATCATCCATCCGGTGACCCTACACCCAGCAAGGAGGATATAGCTGTTACAGAAAAGCTCATTCAGGGTGGGAAAATATTAGGTATCGATGTCCTGGACCATGTTATTATAGGTGATGGCAGGTATGTTAGCCTCAAGGATGAGGGTCTTGTCAGCTGA
- a CDS encoding molybdopterin synthase: MKVISVVGYKKTGKTTLVTQLVKKLSGRGKVGTVKQMCHHRFNPENTDTGKHFDAGAEAVAAITESELVLVKRNPSLTESLNALADSGMDFAIVEGAKTSSLPKIVLGELDNIDEVKNVVAKLPARGDWDIDALAELVIQQENWVTLNLLIEQVKQDTRIKQAGGIGTFTGIVRQLSEGVETKALHFEKYEKIAEEAMQKICNDLMQRKGVLDVRMHHRTGTIRPGEDIVYIVVAAAHRQELFTALTDALEMLKSEVPVWKKELTLEGDFWVHDVEK; the protein is encoded by the coding sequence ATGAAAGTCATTAGCGTGGTCGGCTATAAGAAAACAGGTAAGACAACACTGGTCACACAGCTTGTAAAAAAACTTTCCGGCAGAGGAAAAGTCGGTACCGTAAAGCAGATGTGCCATCATCGGTTCAACCCGGAAAATACCGATACAGGCAAACACTTTGATGCAGGAGCTGAAGCTGTGGCAGCCATAACAGAGAGTGAACTTGTGCTTGTGAAGCGCAACCCATCCCTCACCGAGTCTCTGAATGCTCTTGCTGACAGTGGCATGGATTTTGCCATAGTTGAAGGCGCTAAGACAAGCAGCCTTCCAAAAATCGTACTTGGCGAGCTTGATAACATCGATGAGGTAAAAAATGTAGTGGCTAAACTCCCTGCAAGAGGAGATTGGGACATCGATGCATTGGCTGAACTTGTGATACAGCAGGAAAACTGGGTCACCCTCAATCTGCTCATAGAACAGGTAAAGCAGGACACTCGAATAAAACAGGCAGGTGGCATCGGCACATTCACAGGAATTGTCAGACAGTTATCTGAAGGGGTGGAAACAAAGGCGTTGCATTTTGAAAAATACGAAAAAATCGCTGAAGAAGCAATGCAGAAAATATGCAATGACTTGATGCAAAGAAAAGGAGTGCTAGACGTAAGGATGCACCACCGCACAGGTACAATCAGACCTGGAGAGGACATCGTATATATAGTCGTTGCCGCTGCCCACAGGCAGGAACTATTCACAGCTCTCACTGACGCCCTAGAAATGTTAAAATCAGAAGTACCCGTATGGAAGAAAGAACTGACACTTGAAGGCGATTTCTGGGTACATGACGTGGAAAAGTAA
- a CDS encoding sulfite exporter TauE/SafE family protein — MEIGVLLVGLLAGVMSGLFGIGGGIVMVPILIAVFGMSMLDANAASLGAMLLPVGVFGVVTYYKAGLINIKESLWISLGLFAGSFFGAELALAINIGLLAKLYAIFLLYVALSYFNVQSLIFKRITKESFELKEHKPHAFWMFILLGLFAGVIAGMFGKGGGIIIVPMLISLFHYNPKAATATSLAALQLPVGLPSVIVYAEQGHLNLLYAALMAGGIVAGTFFGSKLALKLSASFFKKIYAVFLLGVAAYMMVKYI, encoded by the coding sequence ATGGAAATTGGAGTATTACTGGTGGGGTTGTTGGCCGGAGTTATGTCCGGTCTGTTTGGTATTGGCGGTGGGATAGTAATGGTTCCTATTTTGATTGCCGTTTTCGGCATGTCTATGCTCGACGCCAATGCTGCTTCGTTGGGAGCAATGTTGCTTCCAGTGGGTGTTTTTGGTGTAGTAACTTATTATAAGGCTGGCCTCATTAATATCAAGGAATCGTTGTGGATTTCGTTGGGACTGTTTGCAGGTTCTTTTTTCGGAGCAGAATTGGCTTTAGCCATAAATATTGGCTTATTGGCCAAATTGTATGCTATCTTTTTGTTATACGTGGCATTAAGTTATTTCAATGTTCAATCATTGATTTTTAAGAGAATAACAAAAGAGTCCTTTGAGCTCAAGGAGCATAAACCACATGCCTTTTGGATGTTTATTTTGTTGGGGTTGTTTGCCGGAGTTATTGCCGGTATGTTTGGAAAAGGCGGAGGCATTATCATTGTGCCGATGTTGATAAGCTTATTTCATTACAATCCTAAAGCAGCAACAGCAACTTCTTTAGCAGCATTGCAATTGCCTGTTGGATTGCCTAGTGTGATAGTGTATGCCGAACAAGGACATTTAAACCTACTTTATGCAGCATTGATGGCAGGTGGTATTGTGGCTGGAACGTTTTTCGGCTCCAAATTGGCACTCAAACTTTCGGCTTCTTTTTTCAAAAAAATATATGCCGTTTTTTTGCTCGGAGTGGCCGCATATATGATGGTTAAATATATTTAA
- a CDS encoding helix-turn-helix domain-containing protein: protein MNLQNQQIVLISLEKPKDQNLEDDIRWLCDSFGLSSGRDTESIATKIVMDMLRMLAEEDRVTSESIADNLDVRLARVNHHLRNLIDSGIIYRRKRLLYLRGGSLKAAVQEMRKDSERIFDELEFMAEDIDRKMGLKNR from the coding sequence ATGAACCTGCAGAACCAGCAAATAGTTCTGATTAGCCTTGAAAAACCCAAGGATCAAAATCTTGAGGATGATATCAGATGGCTGTGTGACAGCTTTGGTCTTTCATCCGGCAGGGATACTGAGAGCATTGCCACAAAAATAGTTATGGATATGTTGCGGATGCTGGCCGAGGAAGATAGGGTTACCTCTGAATCCATAGCTGACAATCTTGATGTGAGGTTGGCTCGTGTAAATCATCATCTGCGCAATCTGATAGATTCAGGTATAATCTACAGGAGGAAAAGATTACTTTACCTGCGTGGCGGTAGCCTCAAAGCCGCAGTGCAGGAGATGAGAAAGGATTCGGAGCGTATCTTCGATGAACTGGAATTCATGGCTGAGGATATTGATCGGAAAATGGGTTTAAAGAACAGATAA
- the groES gene encoding co-chaperone GroES, producing MIIKPIGERVLIKVVKQAEKTDSGIYLPESAKEEKKEGVIVAIGTFEDGRDLPVNKGDHVIYGGYKSDEMELDGELHVFVDFKDLLAVIEK from the coding sequence ATGATCATCAAACCGATTGGAGAAAGAGTATTAATAAAAGTGGTCAAACAGGCCGAAAAGACCGATAGCGGCATATACCTGCCGGAGTCAGCCAAAGAAGAAAAGAAAGAAGGCGTTATTGTAGCTATAGGTACTTTTGAGGATGGACGTGACCTGCCTGTTAACAAAGGAGACCATGTAATATATGGTGGTTACAAGAGCGACGAAATGGAACTCGATGGAGAGTTACATGTATTTGTCGACTTTAAAGATCTGCTTGCAGTAATCGAAAAATAA
- the groL gene encoding chaperonin GroEL (60 kDa chaperone family; promotes refolding of misfolded polypeptides especially under stressful conditions; forms two stacked rings of heptamers to form a barrel-shaped 14mer; ends can be capped by GroES; misfolded proteins enter the barrel where they are refolded when GroES binds) has product MTSKQITFHENARRSLLNGVDKVANTVKITLGPKGRNVILDKATNPVVTNDGVTIAKEIELKDKFENIGAKLVKEVASKTQDTTGDGTTTATLLAQSLITEGIRNITAGANPIEVKKGIERATEAVVKHIKEQSQDVKDKAKIIQVATISANNDEEIGGLIASAMEKVGYNGVITVEDSKTMETSLEVVEGMQFERGFVSPYMATDHEKLTCEFDEPYILITDRTISTMNQVIPVLEKVAKEGRSLLIVAKDVEGDAQAGIILNIMRGALKVCAVKAPGFGDDQKDMLEDIAVLTGGTVISEDKGMKLEDFTSVMLGNARKITVDKNKTTIVEGKGNKAVIEQRMRLIESQVKLTESDYRKKELKKRLAKLGGGVAVIKVGAATETELKEKKMRIDDALNATKAAVEEGVVAGGGVTLFHATPVLDGLKLSGDQQIGVMIVKRALEEPMRQIAINAGREGAEIVARVRTEANPNFGYNAKTDVFDDLFEAGVIDPTKVVRSGLQNAASIAGMVLTTEVLVADFDDEKDERTAAIII; this is encoded by the coding sequence ATGACTTCGAAACAGATCACATTCCATGAGAACGCACGCAGATCATTATTGAATGGTGTGGACAAGGTAGCCAATACAGTGAAGATAACATTAGGTCCTAAAGGGCGCAACGTTATACTTGACAAAGCCACCAACCCGGTGGTAACAAACGATGGAGTTACCATTGCAAAAGAGATTGAGCTGAAAGACAAGTTTGAGAACATAGGCGCAAAACTTGTAAAAGAAGTAGCTTCCAAGACCCAGGACACCACAGGCGATGGTACCACCACTGCAACCCTGCTGGCCCAGTCACTTATCACCGAAGGCATAAGGAACATTACAGCAGGTGCCAACCCCATAGAGGTCAAGAAAGGCATAGAAAGAGCTACAGAAGCAGTGGTAAAACACATTAAAGAACAGAGCCAGGATGTAAAGGACAAAGCCAAAATCATCCAAGTTGCCACAATATCAGCTAACAACGATGAAGAGATTGGCGGCCTAATTGCAAGTGCCATGGAAAAAGTGGGATACAACGGTGTCATTACCGTAGAAGATTCCAAGACCATGGAAACCAGCCTTGAAGTCGTGGAGGGTATGCAGTTTGAAAGGGGTTTTGTATCCCCTTACATGGCTACTGACCATGAAAAACTGACATGCGAGTTCGATGAACCATATATCCTCATCACTGACAGGACTATAAGCACAATGAACCAAGTGATCCCTGTGTTAGAAAAAGTAGCAAAGGAAGGTAGATCTTTGCTGATAGTTGCCAAGGATGTTGAAGGCGACGCACAGGCAGGAATAATACTGAACATTATGCGTGGTGCTTTGAAGGTATGTGCCGTCAAAGCTCCGGGATTTGGCGATGATCAGAAAGATATGCTTGAGGACATAGCAGTGCTCACCGGCGGTACTGTCATCAGTGAAGATAAAGGCATGAAGCTTGAGGACTTTACCAGTGTGATGCTCGGCAATGCAAGGAAGATTACAGTAGACAAAAACAAGACCACCATTGTAGAAGGCAAGGGTAACAAAGCCGTCATCGAGCAAAGAATGAGGCTCATCGAGTCACAGGTCAAGCTTACAGAATCCGACTACAGAAAGAAAGAACTTAAGAAGCGTCTGGCAAAACTCGGTGGTGGCGTAGCAGTAATAAAGGTAGGCGCAGCCACTGAGACCGAACTCAAGGAAAAGAAGATGAGGATCGATGACGCTCTAAACGCTACAAAGGCCGCTGTAGAAGAAGGAGTGGTTGCTGGGGGAGGAGTTACATTGTTCCATGCAACGCCTGTTTTAGACGGATTAAAACTCAGCGGAGATCAGCAGATCGGAGTTATGATCGTTAAGAGGGCACTGGAAGAACCAATGCGCCAGATAGCCATCAACGCTGGTAGAGAAGGCGCTGAGATCGTTGCTCGTGTACGCACAGAGGCAAATCCAAACTTTGGATACAATGCCAAGACCGATGTGTTTGATGACCTCTTTGAGGCTGGCGTGATTGACCCAACAAAAGTCGTACGCAGTGGCCTGCAGAACGCTGCCTCAATAGCGGGCATGGTACTGACCACGGAGGTTCTTGTTGCGGATTTCGACGACGAAAAGGATGAAAGGACTGCTGCGATCATAATCTGA
- the clpB gene encoding ATP-dependent chaperone ClpB, whose amino-acid sequence MDMNRFTQKAQEAIQGSTTIAARYHNQQIDCEHLLLAMLEQSGGLVPTLLQKLDVEPGRITEKLEDKLASLPQVSGPGGEQVYMTQTLKRVLDSANKTAGKMQDEFVSVEHLLIAIAEEKDSVAGKILAGEGITKDRLLAAIKEIRGGRRITSENPEDTMEPLKKYGIDFTELASQGKLDPVIGREQEIRRTIEILSRRRKNNPVLIGEAGVGKTAIVEGLAQRVAKRDVPDAMKEKRIIALDMGALIAGAKFRGEFEERLKAVLKEVAESEGQIILFIDELHTIVGAGATEGAMDAGNLLKPMLARGELHCIGATTLNEYRKYIEKDAALERRFLPVLVEQPTVEDTISILRGLKEKYEVHHGVRLKDSALVAAAVMSHRYIADRFLPDKAIDLVDEAAAKKRTAIDSKPAELDEADRKIMQLEIEKEALKKEKDEASKERLEDLEKELADIRAESDAMRARWTQEKETIAKLNSIKQQIEDTKVQLELAENDNNLELASKLKYGTLIPLQHQYAQEEEAFKKTQDEMLLSEEVGEEDIAEVVSVWTKIPVTRLLEGQREKLVHIEENLHKRIIGQKEAVSAVADAVIRAYAGIKDPRRPIGSFIFLGPTGVGKTELAKALAAELFDDENNIIRIDMSEYMEKHTVARMIGAPPGYIGHDEGGQLTEAVRRRPYAVVLFDEIEKAHPDVFNIMLQILDDGRLTDSKGRTVDFKNTLVIMTSNIFAGDMTKLLDASDGTYRPEQGMPEVSHKDSNRYAQLQARALSELGKYFRPEFLNRVDEIAIFHALKANELVHIVDLKVADLVSRLKEKRIHLEITDEAKHYLGRVGYSEVFGARPLKRVIQNEVETKVAKLIVSGKVTEGSTVVVNVKDNQIVLNVSQKA is encoded by the coding sequence ATGGATATGAATCGTTTCACTCAGAAAGCCCAGGAAGCAATTCAGGGCTCAACTACAATCGCTGCGAGATACCATAACCAGCAGATAGATTGTGAACACCTGCTTCTAGCAATGCTGGAGCAAAGCGGAGGGTTAGTACCGACATTGTTGCAGAAGCTCGATGTAGAACCAGGCAGAATTACAGAGAAGCTGGAGGATAAGCTCGCAAGCCTGCCACAAGTATCCGGTCCAGGCGGAGAGCAGGTCTATATGACCCAGACACTCAAGAGGGTGCTTGACTCTGCAAACAAGACTGCTGGCAAGATGCAGGATGAGTTCGTTAGTGTGGAACACCTGCTTATAGCAATCGCAGAAGAAAAAGATTCAGTAGCCGGAAAAATACTTGCAGGCGAGGGTATTACAAAGGACCGTCTGCTTGCTGCCATCAAGGAGATAAGAGGTGGCAGACGCATTACCTCAGAGAATCCGGAAGATACGATGGAACCACTTAAGAAATATGGTATCGACTTTACCGAACTGGCATCCCAGGGCAAGCTTGATCCTGTGATCGGCAGAGAACAGGAAATAAGGCGCACTATAGAGATCCTGTCTCGCCGCAGGAAGAATAATCCAGTACTTATCGGCGAGGCTGGTGTGGGTAAGACAGCCATAGTCGAAGGCCTGGCACAACGTGTTGCAAAGAGAGATGTACCTGACGCCATGAAGGAGAAGCGTATAATTGCCCTGGATATGGGAGCGCTTATTGCAGGCGCTAAGTTCAGGGGCGAGTTTGAGGAGCGGCTTAAGGCTGTACTTAAGGAGGTAGCTGAGTCTGAAGGACAGATAATCCTGTTCATAGACGAACTGCACACCATAGTAGGTGCAGGAGCTACAGAGGGTGCCATGGATGCAGGAAATCTGCTCAAGCCCATGCTGGCACGTGGCGAGCTGCATTGTATCGGTGCTACCACCCTGAACGAATACCGCAAGTATATCGAAAAGGATGCTGCCCTTGAACGCCGTTTCCTGCCTGTGCTAGTGGAACAGCCAACAGTTGAAGATACGATATCCATCCTACGTGGACTTAAGGAAAAGTACGAAGTGCACCACGGTGTACGTCTGAAGGATTCAGCCCTGGTTGCAGCTGCTGTTATGAGCCATAGGTACATAGCAGATAGGTTCCTGCCTGACAAAGCCATAGATCTGGTAGATGAAGCTGCTGCAAAAAAGAGGACAGCTATAGATAGTAAGCCTGCGGAACTTGATGAGGCAGACCGCAAGATTATGCAGCTTGAGATCGAAAAGGAAGCCCTCAAGAAAGAAAAGGATGAGGCATCCAAGGAACGCCTTGAAGATTTGGAAAAGGAACTTGCGGATATCCGTGCAGAATCGGATGCCATGCGTGCAAGGTGGACCCAGGAGAAGGAAACGATAGCCAAGCTCAATTCTATCAAGCAGCAGATAGAAGACACAAAAGTGCAGCTTGAGCTCGCAGAGAACGATAACAACCTGGAACTTGCATCAAAACTAAAGTATGGCACACTAATTCCCCTGCAACACCAGTATGCTCAAGAAGAGGAAGCATTCAAGAAAACGCAGGATGAAATGTTGCTTAGTGAAGAAGTGGGTGAAGAAGATATTGCAGAGGTGGTTTCAGTCTGGACAAAGATCCCTGTCACCAGGCTTCTTGAAGGGCAGCGCGAGAAACTTGTGCATATCGAAGAGAACCTGCACAAGCGCATAATCGGACAGAAAGAAGCTGTAAGTGCAGTGGCTGATGCCGTGATCCGCGCTTATGCCGGTATTAAGGACCCAAGACGTCCCATTGGAAGTTTCATATTCCTGGGGCCTACAGGAGTAGGTAAGACCGAACTTGCCAAAGCTCTAGCAGCCGAACTGTTCGATGATGAGAACAACATAATCCGGATAGACATGTCCGAATACATGGAGAAGCATACCGTTGCCCGTATGATCGGTGCACCTCCCGGTTATATTGGTCATGATGAAGGCGGACAGCTCACAGAGGCTGTGAGGAGAAGACCATATGCAGTGGTACTCTTTGATGAGATAGAGAAGGCACATCCTGACGTGTTCAATATCATGTTGCAAATACTGGATGACGGCAGGCTGACAGATTCAAAGGGCAGAACAGTGGACTTTAAGAACACACTTGTGATCATGACCTCGAACATCTTTGCAGGCGACATGACCAAACTTCTGGATGCCTCTGACGGCACCTACAGGCCTGAACAAGGAATGCCAGAAGTATCGCATAAGGATAGCAACAGATATGCACAATTGCAGGCAAGGGCACTCAGTGAATTGGGCAAGTACTTTAGACCCGAGTTCCTTAACCGTGTCGATGAGATAGCCATATTCCATGCCCTAAAAGCTAATGAGCTGGTGCATATAGTAGACCTTAAGGTTGCAGACTTGGTATCAAGACTTAAGGAAAAGAGGATACACCTGGAGATCACAGATGAGGCAAAGCACTACCTCGGAAGAGTAGGGTACAGCGAAGTCTTTGGTGCCCGCCCACTTAAGCGTGTTATCCAGAATGAGGTTGAGACAAAGGTTGCCAAGCTCATAGTCTCTGGCAAGGTTACAGAAGGTTCAACTGTAGTAGTAAATGTGAAAGACAATCAGATAGTACTGAATGTTTCCCAGAAAGCTTGA
- a CDS encoding GTP-binding protein, translating to MDAIVIGGFLGSGKTTTVINLGKFLAEKGHTVAIIVNEIGEIGIDGDLISKYGLDTKEITNGCICCTLKISMKNTLIELHKSYNPDFVIIEPSGIAFPNMIKKEIELMNLGVSVKVSPLTTLIDGSRFKAIMKSVKTYAIRQIEDADILVINKVDLIEHLQLPVLEASVQQLNQKAKVIKMSSKPEDPGFNELLKMILPEAVIMENAKPVAVHKHETETHEHEHDHEEHAHHEHAHYDSDSSGLASYANDYKILAESIDSDMAKVLAMDIAESVKSEIIKFSPEFVGHVKMFLESPHETVKISITAYSENPQVSIIKTTSAVAPRFKILTAVSGMEEDSLVHLVDESVKSAFERKKIKSLRLHEPHDHDHHHDHHDHDHHDHEHHHDQHSHEERSKAEDYDDIYDHDLKNNEIIQCECLADKETCNA from the coding sequence ATGGATGCCATTGTAATTGGAGGATTTTTAGGAAGCGGGAAAACAACCACTGTTATAAACCTTGGAAAGTTTCTTGCTGAGAAAGGCCATACTGTTGCGATCATAGTCAACGAGATCGGAGAAATAGGAATAGATGGAGACCTGATAAGTAAATATGGACTAGATACAAAAGAGATCACTAACGGCTGTATCTGCTGTACATTAAAGATCAGTATGAAAAACACATTGATAGAGTTGCACAAATCTTACAACCCGGACTTTGTGATTATCGAACCTTCGGGTATCGCCTTCCCTAACATGATAAAGAAGGAAATCGAACTTATGAACCTGGGAGTAAGTGTAAAAGTATCCCCCCTTACAACGCTCATCGATGGAAGCAGGTTCAAGGCAATTATGAAATCCGTGAAGACCTATGCAATAAGGCAAATAGAAGATGCAGATATCCTGGTAATAAACAAAGTAGACCTTATAGAACATCTGCAACTCCCAGTCCTTGAAGCATCTGTACAGCAATTGAACCAAAAGGCCAAAGTTATCAAAATGTCTTCAAAGCCAGAAGACCCTGGATTCAATGAGTTACTGAAAATGATCCTGCCTGAGGCAGTGATAATGGAAAATGCCAAGCCTGTTGCCGTACACAAACACGAAACAGAAACTCATGAGCACGAACACGATCATGAAGAACATGCTCATCACGAACATGCTCACTATGATAGTGATTCTTCTGGGCTTGCATCTTATGCAAATGATTACAAAATCCTGGCAGAGAGCATCGATAGCGATATGGCAAAAGTGCTTGCAATGGACATTGCAGAGAGCGTAAAATCGGAAATAATAAAGTTCAGCCCGGAATTCGTCGGACATGTTAAAATGTTCCTTGAATCCCCTCATGAAACTGTGAAGATCAGTATTACTGCATATTCGGAAAATCCACAGGTAAGTATTATTAAGACAACATCTGCAGTAGCTCCGAGATTTAAAATACTGACTGCTGTTTCCGGCATGGAAGAGGATAGCCTTGTACACCTGGTGGATGAAAGTGTAAAATCTGCATTTGAAAGGAAGAAAATCAAATCATTGAGACTGCATGAGCCACATGACCATGATCACCACCACGATCATCACGACCACGACCATCATGACCACGAACACCACCATGACCAGCATTCCCATGAAGAGAGAAGCAAAGCAGAGGATTATGATGACATATACGATCATGACCTAAAGAACAATGAGATTATACAGTGCGAATGCCTTGCAGACAAAGAAACCTGCAATGCATAA
- a CDS encoding GTP-binding protein gives MKILIISGFLGSGKTTSVVKIGKYLKDRGYTIAVLVNDVADVGVDGQVINENGLESKEMPRGCICCTLKYALEGNIALIQAESDPDILIIEPTGVAFPDRIKEQIEIMDFGPEVTMGPIISLIDGSQFKHIIEHSEYAATKQMENADFIVINKRDLMEQAEISAVENIVRNINPDADVFALSLKNTDREFMEFMSAVESRLGMEVQASSAVKEGDSDCPDNMCAANDDHFDHFNVSSYADTYHIEHSIDTETAISAATCVMKDLKSMVLALNPKFLGHLKMFLHTESIALRISVTSYLDNPEVEVIDTDISDHGEFTVFAAVTDVPRDNLAEIIKRSVMGNSCQLGIST, from the coding sequence ATGAAGATCCTGATCATTAGCGGGTTTCTGGGCAGTGGTAAAACTACTTCTGTGGTAAAGATAGGCAAATATCTCAAAGACAGAGGGTATACTATAGCTGTCCTGGTTAATGACGTGGCAGACGTGGGAGTTGACGGGCAAGTTATAAACGAGAATGGACTGGAATCAAAAGAAATGCCAAGAGGATGTATCTGCTGCACCCTCAAATATGCCCTGGAAGGTAACATCGCCCTGATACAGGCAGAATCTGACCCCGATATACTTATTATTGAGCCTACAGGAGTTGCTTTCCCGGACAGAATAAAGGAACAAATAGAAATAATGGATTTTGGGCCGGAGGTTACAATGGGCCCGATCATCTCACTGATCGACGGGAGCCAGTTCAAGCATATAATAGAGCATTCCGAATATGCTGCAACTAAACAAATGGAAAATGCAGACTTTATAGTGATAAATAAGAGAGACCTGATGGAACAAGCAGAGATATCTGCAGTAGAAAACATTGTCCGGAACATAAATCCCGATGCCGATGTTTTTGCACTGTCCCTTAAGAACACGGACCGTGAATTCATGGAATTTATGAGTGCAGTCGAATCACGACTTGGCATGGAAGTACAAGCAAGTTCAGCCGTAAAAGAGGGAGACAGCGATTGCCCGGATAACATGTGCGCAGCCAATGACGACCACTTTGATCATTTTAATGTCAGCAGTTATGCGGACACATACCATATAGAACACTCAATTGACACTGAAACTGCCATAAGTGCAGCAACCTGTGTCATGAAAGATCTGAAAAGTATGGTTTTGGCACTTAATCCTAAGTTTCTGGGACATTTAAAAATGTTCCTGCACACCGAATCCATAGCTTTGAGGATCAGCGTAACATCTTATCTTGACAATCCAGAAGTGGAAGTGATCGACACCGATATTTCAGACCATGGTGAGTTCACGGTCTTTGCTGCTGTAACTGATGTCCCGCGAGATAATCTTGCAGAAATTATTAAAAGGTCGGTCATGGGCAATTCCTGCCAGCTTGGAATCAGCACCTAA